In the Danio rerio strain Tuebingen ecotype United States chromosome 8, GRCz12tu, whole genome shotgun sequence genome, one interval contains:
- the ark2cb gene encoding E3 ubiquitin-protein ligase ARK2C isoform X2, translated as MVLVHVGYLVLPVFGSVRNRGSHFNRHQHSHATSCRHFHVGPQAQIPVDFPMPHPGQSQTGMSHHLGPAHQPTAALHPSLNHIPAPPFQDIPAPPFLPQALHQQYLIQQQILEAQHRRILPQPRHAPDRTLPHPQTLRPPYEYPPSIHIPPPVPQQPRYLAEGTDWDLSVDPGLPQYHISPLTQHYQHYLTSPRLHHFPRNTTSAQVVVHEIRNYPYPQLHLLALQSLSPSRHATAVRESYEELLQLEDRLGNVNRGAVQATIERFTFPHKYKKRRPLELKIGMDEEELDTDEKCTICLSMLEDEEDVRRLPCMHLFHQACVDQWLATNKKCPICRVDIETQLSPDS; from the exons GATCTCATTTTAACAGGCATCAGCACAGTCATGCTACCTCTTGCCGGCATTTCCACGTAGGCCCGCAGGCCCAGATCCCTGTTGATTTCCCAATGCCCCATCCAGGACAATCTCAGACGGGAATGAGCCATCACCTGGGCCCCGCGCACCAGCCCACCGCGGCGCTACACCCCTCCCTCAACCACATACCAGCGCCACCCTTTCAGGACATCCCGGCCCCACCCTTCCTACCTCAGGCTTTACACCAGCAATACCTCATCCAGCAGCAGATCCTGGAGGCGCAGCACCGGCGGATACTTCCACAGCCCAG ACATGCTCCAGACAGAACCCTTCCCCATCCACAGACGCTGCGGCCGCCGTATGAATATCCTCCATCCATTCACATTCCCCCACCGGTACCACAGCAGCCACGCTACCTTGCAGAAGGAACAGACTG GGATCTGAGTGTGGATCCAGGCCTGCCGCAGTATCACATCTCTCCTCTCACTCAACACTATCAGCATTACCTGACCTCTCCACGGCTGCATCACTTCCCCAGAAACACCACCTCCGCACAAGTG GTGGTCCATGAGATCAGAAATTATCCATATCCTCAGTTACACCTGCTGGCTCTTCAAAGCCTCAGTCCATCTCGGCACGCGACGGCAGTGCGGGAGAGTTACGAG GAGCTCCTGCAGTTGGAGGACAGACTGGGAAATGTGAACAGAGGCGCCGTGCAGGCCACCATCGAGAGGTTTACCTTTCCTCACAAgtataaaaag AGAAGACCTCTGGAGCTGAAGATCGGCATGGATGAAGAGGAGCTGGACACGGATGAAAAATGCACAATATGTCTCTCAATGCTTGAAGATGAAGAGGACGTCAG GAGATTACCCTGCATGCACCTCTTCCATCAGGCTTGCGTTGACCAATGGCTGGCGACCAATAAGAAGTGTCCCATCTGCAGGGTAGACATTGAGACGCAGCTGTCGCCTGATAGCTGA
- the ark2cb gene encoding E3 ubiquitin-protein ligase ARK2C isoform X1: MVLVHVGYLVLPVFGSVRNRGSHFNRHQHSHATSCRHFHVGPQAQIPVDFPMPHPGQSQTGMSHHLGPAHQPTAALHPSLNHIPAPPFQDIPAPPFLPQALHQQYLIQQQILEAQHRRILPQPSRHAPDRTLPHPQTLRPPYEYPPSIHIPPPVPQQPRYLAEGTDWDLSVDPGLPQYHISPLTQHYQHYLTSPRLHHFPRNTTSAQVVVHEIRNYPYPQLHLLALQSLSPSRHATAVRESYEELLQLEDRLGNVNRGAVQATIERFTFPHKYKKRRPLELKIGMDEEELDTDEKCTICLSMLEDEEDVRRLPCMHLFHQACVDQWLATNKKCPICRVDIETQLSPDS; encoded by the exons GATCTCATTTTAACAGGCATCAGCACAGTCATGCTACCTCTTGCCGGCATTTCCACGTAGGCCCGCAGGCCCAGATCCCTGTTGATTTCCCAATGCCCCATCCAGGACAATCTCAGACGGGAATGAGCCATCACCTGGGCCCCGCGCACCAGCCCACCGCGGCGCTACACCCCTCCCTCAACCACATACCAGCGCCACCCTTTCAGGACATCCCGGCCCCACCCTTCCTACCTCAGGCTTTACACCAGCAATACCTCATCCAGCAGCAGATCCTGGAGGCGCAGCACCGGCGGATACTTCCACAGCCCAG CAGACATGCTCCAGACAGAACCCTTCCCCATCCACAGACGCTGCGGCCGCCGTATGAATATCCTCCATCCATTCACATTCCCCCACCGGTACCACAGCAGCCACGCTACCTTGCAGAAGGAACAGACTG GGATCTGAGTGTGGATCCAGGCCTGCCGCAGTATCACATCTCTCCTCTCACTCAACACTATCAGCATTACCTGACCTCTCCACGGCTGCATCACTTCCCCAGAAACACCACCTCCGCACAAGTG GTGGTCCATGAGATCAGAAATTATCCATATCCTCAGTTACACCTGCTGGCTCTTCAAAGCCTCAGTCCATCTCGGCACGCGACGGCAGTGCGGGAGAGTTACGAG GAGCTCCTGCAGTTGGAGGACAGACTGGGAAATGTGAACAGAGGCGCCGTGCAGGCCACCATCGAGAGGTTTACCTTTCCTCACAAgtataaaaag AGAAGACCTCTGGAGCTGAAGATCGGCATGGATGAAGAGGAGCTGGACACGGATGAAAAATGCACAATATGTCTCTCAATGCTTGAAGATGAAGAGGACGTCAG GAGATTACCCTGCATGCACCTCTTCCATCAGGCTTGCGTTGACCAATGGCTGGCGACCAATAAGAAGTGTCCCATCTGCAGGGTAGACATTGAGACGCAGCTGTCGCCTGATAGCTGA